The genomic window AGTATCACTTATCACGCAAAGGCAACCAAGCTGTACTCTCTTTTACGTTAGAATTAGCTAAACCAGAACCTTTAACGAGTAAGACATTAACCGTAATGACTTATGACCCGAGTTATTATGTTGATATGACTTATCGCAGCAAAAAGCAAATTTCATCGCTAACTGATACCTTATCTCAATGCCAAATTCAACTGATAACACCTAAGCCCAGCACATCGATGATCGATTACGCCCTTTCTCTTGATAAAGGAGAAACACCTCAAGAAGACCTTAGTCTCGGCCAACAATTTGCGCAAAAGGTAAACATAACATGTCAATAATGCCTAGTAAGCCTGCAATCAATTCATTTAATAAAAAATACTTTATAGTAATCGGATTATTTAGTTCCGTTTTTATTGTATTGTCATTTTATCTGTACAAATATTGGCATCTTGGGTTACAACTAGCGATCACTTGGCAGCGGGAACTTAATCAACATCTTTCGTCTCTTCTGATTCGTGTGGCAAACTCGCCAACTGAAGCAGGATTATTACTGGTTGGTTTTAGCTTTTTATATGGTTTATTGCATGCTTTGGGACCAGGACATGGCAAAATCATTATTACCACTTATATTGCCACCCACTCTTCAAGACTAAAAAAAAGCCTTACCCTTACGCTATTAGCATCCTTATTACAGGGATCTATTGCTATTCTTTTAACATCCATTGTTCTAGGATTGTTCCAGCTATCTAGCCGACACTTACATCTAAGTAGCTTTTGGTTAGAAAAATTAAGTTACGGCTTGGTCTTTATCCTTGGTCTGCTATTATGTCTAAAAGCAATTTCTCGACTAAGAAAGATATTTAAAAAATCTCGGCATGCTCCTTATCAATTTACTAAAATTCATTCGCCCACCCAACATCAACATTCTCCTGACTGCAATTGTGGCCACAAACACGTATTGTCTGATGAAGAATTACAAGGCAATTGGCGAACTCAACTTGCAGTCATTGCCGCAATGGGATCACGTCCCTGCTCTGGCGCACTAATTGTTCTACTTTTTTCCTATGTAATTGGTGTTTATTTTTGGGGGATTATTGCCGCACTAATCATGGCCTTAGGAACTGCAATAACAATTAGTGGAATTGCATTACTGGTCCATAGTGCTCGTCATCTAGCAATTCGCTATTCAAAATGGCAAGGATTTAAAATCAGTCCTTACTGGACTTTAGGGATAATGTTAATTGGCGGAATAGTGTTAACCATTGTGGGATTACTTATGTATCAAAGTGTTGAAATTCCAAAAACGGTGGGTTCTTATATTTTTAGTCGTTAAAAATAGTGCCATAATTTTATACTCATCATTATGGCACTTGATAAAATAAATAATAACGTTAGATACTGCAAAACACGATCAGATAAATGCAACATTAAATATTTGGCCAGCGGGATAGTCATCAATGACCCTATGCATAGGGTAAATGCCAGAACAATATGAGTATGCCCATCCCGCATATAGGCAATTGCTGATGAACCTGACAAAATAGTGGTGACAAAAATTGCGGTACCAATTGCTTGTTTGATAGATAATTTTAAATACCGTAATAATAGTGGCAATACAACAACACCACCACCTACTCCAGTAGCACCCAGTACTACCCCAGCACTGATAGCCGGCAACCATAAAGACCTTATATCAATAGTGTTATTTTCTTCAAATTGATTTAAAGAAAATGCAAAAAATATACGATAGATAAAGAGAAAAAGGGAATAAATAATCGCGACTACAATAAAGATATTAATGGCTAATTCAACTTGCGGTTGATAACCTTGCCATTGACTAAAATAACTTACTAGAAAACTTGTCAATACTGTGGCTGGTATCATAATAGCTAACACAACCACAGCACTTTTAATTGGAACATTGCCTAAACGAAAATGCATATAAGAAGATGAGATTTTCATCAGCATAGAAAGAAAATTGGCGGTTGCAACCGCAGACAAGGCATCCATACCAAAAAAATAGGTTAAAACCGGTAATACAATAACTCCCCCGCCAACGCCCGTTAAGCTAATGACTAATCCCAAAATTGCGCCAATTATCAATTCTGTTAGCAAAAACATGATTAATTACCTTGCATGGAGAATTTACACTAGCTATCAAATAGATCGTCAGGATGTGGATAGTTAATGATAAAAATCGATCCTGGCTATGAGGTTAAAATACGGCTAAAACACCTGATCATCAAAGCCGGAACACAATGACAAGCATGGAGCCGGATTTGATGTCAAAGGGAAAATTTATACAGGATGAACTGGAACTAAAACTTCAGTCGCAATAATAACAACCAATAATCCAACTAAAACTGGAATAGACGTACGTTTAACCACTTCAAAAGGTGATATTTTCGCCATCCCTGACACAGCAACCACCACACCTGACACCGGAGACATTGTTCGACCAAGATTAGAGGCCTGTAACATAGGGATAACTAGGTAAGTTGGATTAATGCCCATTTGTGCGGCTAACCGTGGGATCAATTCAACAAAAGAGTAAAATGGTGCATTACCGGAACCTGTCGTCATTGCCGCCAACATAGTAATCACCACCAGCACAATCATCATAATAATAGCGCCAGAGCCAAAAGATTGTGATAAATTAATCAAAGAGGTAATAAAACCGATAGTACTTAACCCTTGGGCAAATACCCCGGCAGCCACCAGCAGTACGACAACTGAGACAAATGCATCCGCCATACCACGATAACAAATATCTAACCCATCAAACACTGTTTTTACTTTAAAATAGCGCACAAATTCAATCAAGCTTGTTAGAATAATACAGCCAACAATAATGGTAATGATATGTAATTGAGGTGCCCATTTACCATCAAAAATTAATACCCCAATAATGGGTGTAAAAGGTAAAATAGCATAATAGTCAGGCGCTTTGGTCTTAATTTCATTAACATCAAGTTTTTCTATTTTTACTTGTTCCCGTTTATCAAGATAGCGTTGCCAAAAAAAGTGGCTAATGGCCATCGCAATAATAGCAATAATCGATATAGGTAACGTGGTTTTAAAAGCAAAATCGATTAGTGGCATGCCTGATGCTTTTGCTGCTAAAACTACATCACCTGATGTAGGAGCCAAAATTATTGCAGCAGGTGAGGCACAAATTGCTGCAGCAGCGCCACGGCTAATGCCGACATTAACCATAATCGGAAATAGGGTCGCCATCAATAAGACGCCTAGTCCAGCCGCTGAAGACACAGCCAGTGACATTAAGCAAGCAACAATATACGCCGCAACCATCAGTGCATAGGGTGAATTGATCATTTGTAATGGCTTAGACGCTATTTTTACCACAACATCATTAGCTCCAATATGGGTCATATAGGCAGCAAAACCACATAAGATCATAATCATCATGCCTAAATCACCACCACGGCTCATCAGTAAGTATTTGATATATTCTAAAATATCGGTGGTTTTCCAACCCGTCACTGGCACATCGTTAGGTAATATATTTTTTCCCATAATAGCGCTGATAATAAGCAGCAATATGCCGCCAATCATTAAAACACCGGTAGCTGAATAGCCTTTAATAATATAACGACCTATACCAATCGTAACCAATACACCAATTAAGAGTTCCATCATTTTATTCCTCTACATCTACCCCAGGGTCGTCAAAATAGTAATAAAAATTTATTTAATCATTATGAATATTATTTATTTTAATAATAAAGTAACGATGAAAAAACAATTTACCGATTAAAGTTTGATTAATAACAGTATTATCACCAACTTCGCCTATTTTATCAGCATAAAAATACTTGCAGTTAAGTAGTATTATCACTGTTTTTATCTTTATTACTTATTTTTAGAACACTAAACGTGCTTTATTTATACCTAATTATAAGTATTTTTTATAAAAAATTAAACTTTTACTACTATTTAACAATCAAAAATATAAGAATAATTTATATAAAACAATAAATTAAAGCATTTAATATATAATTATTGCGCAGCGAGCAACAGAATACCATAATTAATTTTTATGTTTGATGTGATCATCGATAATTAAGGTACATTTTCATATGAAGAGATCATTAAAATATACAGCTGTGATTATTGGTTTATTAATAATTATTTTATTAATTTATTTATTTAGGCCGACAGCTTCATACCCGATCAAAACTTCAACCAATGAACCTACTGTTAATATTGTACTTATCGGTGCTGGTATCATGAGTGCCACATTAGCAACATACTTAGCGGAATTGCAACCAGATTGGCAAATCCGCATGTATGAGCGACTAGATAGTATTGCCGGTGACACCTCTAATGGCTGGAATAATGCCGGTACCGGTCATTCAGGCTTTATGGAAATGAACTATACACCAGAAAAAAATGGGCAAATCGATATCACTCAAGCCATAGAAATTGCCAATCAATTCGAAATTTCTAAACAATTCTGGGCTTATCAACTAAAACATCGCGTTCTTCACCAATCTCAAACTTTTATAAATCCTGTGCCACATATTGCCTTTGTTTGGGGAAAAGATGACGTTAATTTCTTAGCAAAACGCTATGCAGCTATGATCAAA from Arsenophonus sp. aPb includes these protein-coding regions:
- a CDS encoding DUF1007 family protein, with amino-acid sequence MKIFLQRLLAALTLCYSITVFAHPHSFIDMQNQFQIKDGNLIAMKMTWVMDPMTSADLLYDAQQAKESDQVWKQLSAEVMANIIKQHYFTSLYDKNKLIKFRFYPKEYHLSRKGNQAVLSFTLELAKPEPLTSKTLTVMTYDPSYYVDMTYRSKKQISSLTDTLSQCQIQLITPKPSTSMIDYALSLDKGETPQEDLSLGQQFAQKVNITCQ
- a CDS encoding sulfite exporter TauE/SafE family protein produces the protein MFLLTELIIGAILGLVISLTGVGGGVIVLPVLTYFFGMDALSAVATANFLSMLMKISSSYMHFRLGNVPIKSAVVVLAIMIPATVLTSFLVSYFSQWQGYQPQVELAINIFIVVAIIYSLFLFIYRIFFAFSLNQFEENNTIDIRSLWLPAISAGVVLGATGVGGGVVVLPLLLRYLKLSIKQAIGTAIFVTTILSGSSAIAYMRDGHTHIVLAFTLCIGSLMTIPLAKYLMLHLSDRVLQYLTLLFILSSAIMMSIKLWHYF
- a CDS encoding nickel/cobalt transporter, with the protein product MSIMPSKPAINSFNKKYFIVIGLFSSVFIVLSFYLYKYWHLGLQLAITWQRELNQHLSSLLIRVANSPTEAGLLLVGFSFLYGLLHALGPGHGKIIITTYIATHSSRLKKSLTLTLLASLLQGSIAILLTSIVLGLFQLSSRHLHLSSFWLEKLSYGLVFILGLLLCLKAISRLRKIFKKSRHAPYQFTKIHSPTQHQHSPDCNCGHKHVLSDEELQGNWRTQLAVIAAMGSRPCSGALIVLLFSYVIGVYFWGIIAALIMALGTAITISGIALLVHSARHLAIRYSKWQGFKISPYWTLGIMLIGGIVLTIVGLLMYQSVEIPKTVGSYIFSR
- the dcuC gene encoding anaerobic C4-dicarboxylate transporter DcuC, translating into MMELLIGVLVTIGIGRYIIKGYSATGVLMIGGILLLIISAIMGKNILPNDVPVTGWKTTDILEYIKYLLMSRGGDLGMMIMILCGFAAYMTHIGANDVVVKIASKPLQMINSPYALMVAAYIVACLMSLAVSSAAGLGVLLMATLFPIMVNVGISRGAAAAICASPAAIILAPTSGDVVLAAKASGMPLIDFAFKTTLPISIIAIIAMAISHFFWQRYLDKREQVKIEKLDVNEIKTKAPDYYAILPFTPIIGVLIFDGKWAPQLHIITIIVGCIILTSLIEFVRYFKVKTVFDGLDICYRGMADAFVSVVVLLVAAGVFAQGLSTIGFITSLINLSQSFGSGAIIMMIVLVVITMLAAMTTGSGNAPFYSFVELIPRLAAQMGINPTYLVIPMLQASNLGRTMSPVSGVVVAVSGMAKISPFEVVKRTSIPVLVGLLVVIIATEVLVPVHPV